One region of Vicia villosa cultivar HV-30 ecotype Madison, WI unplaced genomic scaffold, Vvil1.0 ctg.000041F_1_1_2_unsc, whole genome shotgun sequence genomic DNA includes:
- the LOC131622743 gene encoding uncharacterized protein LOC131622743 isoform X1 — MQNPKANHLPEVDSLPDGFVEGAAEPVAPAIPIPKLDKPLCDDYKDDGFIDCGHSTELSNVSGEKEFQNDDGTHIASSLASSDSESPPSGSCEVEGKEKQQGECQSSDKSKQPLETKALPLKDACAPGIVDSSKNKKSETGEKRKVSKRTLKAEKELLELSLKYQQVLAERDSAFAVRDKLESLCRELQRQNKMLMEECKRVSTEGQNLRLDLSAKFQDAIKDMSSRLEERKDDCLSQLKENDMLRNNLKQLAEQYELLEQQHAQKLKQNSLELQIAELKIKQHEEKLAHEQSQMKIYAEQVSQLLATEKNLRLQLTTDGEKFQQFQEALTKSNDVFETFKQEIEKMAKSMKELKKENQFLKSKSEKSDVTLIELVDERERLKKQLEKTKNQKEKLESLCRSLQAERKQSLSENKSNDINNNSVPT; from the exons ATGCAGAATCCGAAAGCAAACCATCTTCCTGAAGTTGACTCATTGCCAGATGGGTTTGTTGAGGGAGCTGCAGAGCCTGTTGCACCTGCAATTCCAATTCCCAAACTAGATAAGCCCCTTTGTGATGATTACAAGGACGATGGTTTTATAGATTGCGGTCATTCGACTGAGTTATCGAATGTTTCGGGAGAGAAGGAGTTTCAAAATGATGACG GTACACATATTGCATCTTCTCTAGCTAGTTCAGATTCTGAGTCTCCCCCATCCGGAAGTTGTGAGGTTGAGGGAAAAGAGAAACAACAAGGAGAATGTCAAAGTTCAGATAAGT CTAAACAACCTTTGGAGACAAAAGCATTACCTCTAAAGGATGCATGTGCTCCAGGGATAGTTGAttcttcaaaaaacaaaaaatca GAAACTGGTGAAAAGCGTAAGGTTTCAAAGCGTACACTTAAAGCAGAAAAGGAGCTCTTAGAGCTTTCACTCAAGTATCAACAAGTATTGGCTGAAAGAGATTCAG CTTTTGCTGTCAGAGATAAGCTTGAATCACTATGCAGGGAGTTACAGCGTCAAAATAAAATGCTGATG GAAGAATGCAAACGTGTATCAACTGAGGGGCAAAACTTGAGGCTGGACTTGTCAGCCAAGTTCCAAGATGCAatcaag GATATGAGCAGCAGGCTTGAAGAACGAAAAGATGATTGTCTTTCTCAGCTAAAGGAGAACGACAT GTTAAGAAACAATCTAAAGCAGCTTGCGGAGCAATATGAACTACTTGAGCAGCAACATGCCCAAAAG TTGAAGCAAAATTCATTGGAACTACAGATTGctgaattaaaaattaaacaacatGAGGAAAAATTGGCTCACGAACAGTCACAGATGAAAATATATGCAGAACAAGTATCTCAGTTATTGGCAACCGAGAAAAATTTGCGTTTGCAGCTGACAACTGATGGAGAGAAATTCCAACAATTCCAG GAAGCATTGACAAAGAGCAATGATGTATTTGAAACGTTTAAACAAGAGATTGAGAAG ATGGCAAAATCAATGAAGGAACTCAAGAAGGAGAATCAATTTTTGAAGAGTAAATCAGAAAAGTCGGATGTTACGCTTATAGAGTTAGTTGATGAG CGCGAGCGCTTGAAGAAACAACTTGAGAAAACAAAAAATCAGAAGGAAAAGCTGGAATCGTTATGCAGGTCACTTCAGGCAGAAAGGAAACAAAGTTTATCCGAGAACAAGAGTAACGATATTAATAACAACTCAGTTCCAACATGA
- the LOC131622743 gene encoding uncharacterized protein LOC131622743 isoform X2, with product MQNPKANHLPEVDSLPDGFVEGAAEPVAPAIPIPKLDKPLCDDYKDDGFIDCGHSTELSNVSGEKEFQNDDASSDSESPPSGSCEVEGKEKQQGECQSSDKSKQPLETKALPLKDACAPGIVDSSKNKKSETGEKRKVSKRTLKAEKELLELSLKYQQVLAERDSAFAVRDKLESLCRELQRQNKMLMEECKRVSTEGQNLRLDLSAKFQDAIKDMSSRLEERKDDCLSQLKENDMLRNNLKQLAEQYELLEQQHAQKLKQNSLELQIAELKIKQHEEKLAHEQSQMKIYAEQVSQLLATEKNLRLQLTTDGEKFQQFQEALTKSNDVFETFKQEIEKMAKSMKELKKENQFLKSKSEKSDVTLIELVDERERLKKQLEKTKNQKEKLESLCRSLQAERKQSLSENKSNDINNNSVPT from the exons ATGCAGAATCCGAAAGCAAACCATCTTCCTGAAGTTGACTCATTGCCAGATGGGTTTGTTGAGGGAGCTGCAGAGCCTGTTGCACCTGCAATTCCAATTCCCAAACTAGATAAGCCCCTTTGTGATGATTACAAGGACGATGGTTTTATAGATTGCGGTCATTCGACTGAGTTATCGAATGTTTCGGGAGAGAAGGAGTTTCAAAATGATGACG CTAGTTCAGATTCTGAGTCTCCCCCATCCGGAAGTTGTGAGGTTGAGGGAAAAGAGAAACAACAAGGAGAATGTCAAAGTTCAGATAAGT CTAAACAACCTTTGGAGACAAAAGCATTACCTCTAAAGGATGCATGTGCTCCAGGGATAGTTGAttcttcaaaaaacaaaaaatca GAAACTGGTGAAAAGCGTAAGGTTTCAAAGCGTACACTTAAAGCAGAAAAGGAGCTCTTAGAGCTTTCACTCAAGTATCAACAAGTATTGGCTGAAAGAGATTCAG CTTTTGCTGTCAGAGATAAGCTTGAATCACTATGCAGGGAGTTACAGCGTCAAAATAAAATGCTGATG GAAGAATGCAAACGTGTATCAACTGAGGGGCAAAACTTGAGGCTGGACTTGTCAGCCAAGTTCCAAGATGCAatcaag GATATGAGCAGCAGGCTTGAAGAACGAAAAGATGATTGTCTTTCTCAGCTAAAGGAGAACGACAT GTTAAGAAACAATCTAAAGCAGCTTGCGGAGCAATATGAACTACTTGAGCAGCAACATGCCCAAAAG TTGAAGCAAAATTCATTGGAACTACAGATTGctgaattaaaaattaaacaacatGAGGAAAAATTGGCTCACGAACAGTCACAGATGAAAATATATGCAGAACAAGTATCTCAGTTATTGGCAACCGAGAAAAATTTGCGTTTGCAGCTGACAACTGATGGAGAGAAATTCCAACAATTCCAG GAAGCATTGACAAAGAGCAATGATGTATTTGAAACGTTTAAACAAGAGATTGAGAAG ATGGCAAAATCAATGAAGGAACTCAAGAAGGAGAATCAATTTTTGAAGAGTAAATCAGAAAAGTCGGATGTTACGCTTATAGAGTTAGTTGATGAG CGCGAGCGCTTGAAGAAACAACTTGAGAAAACAAAAAATCAGAAGGAAAAGCTGGAATCGTTATGCAGGTCACTTCAGGCAGAAAGGAAACAAAGTTTATCCGAGAACAAGAGTAACGATATTAATAACAACTCAGTTCCAACATGA